The following are from one region of the Salminus brasiliensis chromosome 14, fSalBra1.hap2, whole genome shotgun sequence genome:
- the tcea2 gene encoding transcription elongation factor A protein 2 isoform X2, which produces MKMSLDTLQSTRIGMSVNAVRKQSSDEEVQSLAKSLIKAWKKLLDGSESKPEEKNKGGPSLQSSSSKDSPGSSDSKKPETPKTPTTPTTPTTPTTPKCTSFPPVPITTDSVRTKCRELLVAALQTDDDYKTIGADCDTLAAEIEDYIYKEFKSTDMKYKTRLRSRISNLKDQKNPDLRRSVLCGNISPELIATMTAEEMASAELKEMRKALTKESIREHQLSKVGGTETDMFICGKCKGKSCTYTQVQTRSADEPMTTFVLCNDCGNRWKFC; this is translated from the exons TCCACGCGGATTGGCATGTCCGTGAACGCTGTGAGGAAGCAGAGCTCAGATGAGGAGGTGCAGTCTCTGGCCAAATCACTCATCAAAGCCTGGAAGAAACTGCTTG ATGGTTCTGAGAGTAAGCCAGAGGAGAAGAACAAGGGTGGACCATCACTTCAGTCATCATCTTCTAAAGACAGTCCTGGATCCagtgacag CAAGAAACCAGAGACACCAAAGACTCCCACTACGCCCACCACACCTACCACTCCTACGACCCCCAAGTGCACCTCCTTCCCCCCTGTTCCCATCACCACTGACAGCGTGCGGACCAAatgcagagagctgctggttGCGGCCCTGCAGACGGACG ATGACTACAAAACGATTGGAGCCGATTGTGATACCTTGGCAGCAGAGATTGAAGACT ATATCTACAAGGAGTTTAAGTCCACTGACATGAAGTACAAGACGAGACTGAGGAGCCGCATCTCCAACCTTAAAGACCAGAAGAACCCCGACCTGCGCCGCAGTGTACTGTGTGGCAACATCTCTCCCGAGCTTATTGCTACCATGAcagcagag GAGATGGCAAGTGCAGAGCTGAAAGAGATGAGGAAGGCTCTGACTAAGGAATCCATCCGGGAACACCAGCTCTCCAAAGTGGGCGGCACAGAGACCGACATGTTCATTTGTGGGAAGTGCAAGGGCAAGAGCTGCACCTATACCCAG GTTCAGACGCGTAGCGCAGATGAACCGATGACCACCTTTGTGCTGTGCAACGACTGCGGCAACCGGTGGAAG TTTTGCTAA
- the rgs19 gene encoding regulator of G-protein signaling 19 isoform X1 — translation MMDILYTGPVPADRESPMARSETSPSRAQHSSPTQRPNACCFCWCCCCSCSCLTVRREDENRGRMKVQETKLETIPNCEACTKPTLEEMKQWAQSFDKLMKNPAGRNVFREFLRTEYSEENMLFWLACEDLKKEINKSVIDEKARMIYEDYISILSPKEVSLDSRVREVINKKMQEPTPHTFEDAQLQIYTLMHRDSYPRFLNSSIYRSLVQGGSRSSSES, via the exons TACACAGGCCCTGTCCCGGCAGACCGCGAGTCTCCGATGGCGCGGAGCGAGACGTCCCCGAGCCGGGCGCAGCACTCCTCCCCCACACAACGCCCCAACgcctgctgcttctgctggtgctgctgctgtagctgcTCATG TCTCACTGTTAGGAGAGAAGATGAGAACCGTGGTAGGATGAAAGTCCAGGAGACTAAGCTGGAGACCATACCAAACTGTGAAGCTTG CACCAAACCGACATTGGAGGAGATGAAGCAGTGGGCTCAGTCTTTCGATAAGCTGATGAAGAACCCGGCGGGGCGAAATGTGTTCCGTGAGTTTTTGCGGACAGAGTACAGCGAAGAGAACATGCTCTTCTGGCTGGCCTGCGAGGACCTGAAGAAGGAGATCAACAAGAGTGTCATTGACGAGAAGGCACGCATGATCTACGAAGACTACATCTCTATACTTTCGCCTAAAGAG GTGAGTTTGGACTCGCGGGTGCGGGAGGTGATCAACAAGAAGATGCAGGAACCAACTCCACACACGTTCGAGGACGCACAGCTGCAGATCtacacactcatgcacagaGACTCCTACCCACGCTTCCTCAACTCATCCATATACAGATCGCTGGTGCAGGGGGGCTCACGTTCCTCCTCTGAGTCCTAG
- the rgs19 gene encoding regulator of G-protein signaling 19 isoform X2 yields the protein MMDILYTGPVPADRESPMARSETSPSRAQHSSPTQRPNACCFCWCCCCSCSWREDENRGRMKVQETKLETIPNCEACTKPTLEEMKQWAQSFDKLMKNPAGRNVFREFLRTEYSEENMLFWLACEDLKKEINKSVIDEKARMIYEDYISILSPKEVSLDSRVREVINKKMQEPTPHTFEDAQLQIYTLMHRDSYPRFLNSSIYRSLVQGGSRSSSES from the exons TACACAGGCCCTGTCCCGGCAGACCGCGAGTCTCCGATGGCGCGGAGCGAGACGTCCCCGAGCCGGGCGCAGCACTCCTCCCCCACACAACGCCCCAACgcctgctgcttctgctggtgctgctgctgtagctgcTCATG GAGAGAAGATGAGAACCGTGGTAGGATGAAAGTCCAGGAGACTAAGCTGGAGACCATACCAAACTGTGAAGCTTG CACCAAACCGACATTGGAGGAGATGAAGCAGTGGGCTCAGTCTTTCGATAAGCTGATGAAGAACCCGGCGGGGCGAAATGTGTTCCGTGAGTTTTTGCGGACAGAGTACAGCGAAGAGAACATGCTCTTCTGGCTGGCCTGCGAGGACCTGAAGAAGGAGATCAACAAGAGTGTCATTGACGAGAAGGCACGCATGATCTACGAAGACTACATCTCTATACTTTCGCCTAAAGAG GTGAGTTTGGACTCGCGGGTGCGGGAGGTGATCAACAAGAAGATGCAGGAACCAACTCCACACACGTTCGAGGACGCACAGCTGCAGATCtacacactcatgcacagaGACTCCTACCCACGCTTCCTCAACTCATCCATATACAGATCGCTGGTGCAGGGGGGCTCACGTTCCTCCTCTGAGTCCTAG
- the rgs19 gene encoding regulator of G-protein signaling 19 isoform X3, translating to MARSETSPSRAQHSSPTQRPNACCFCWCCCCSCSCLTVRREDENRGRMKVQETKLETIPNCEACTKPTLEEMKQWAQSFDKLMKNPAGRNVFREFLRTEYSEENMLFWLACEDLKKEINKSVIDEKARMIYEDYISILSPKEVSLDSRVREVINKKMQEPTPHTFEDAQLQIYTLMHRDSYPRFLNSSIYRSLVQGGSRSSSES from the exons ATGGCGCGGAGCGAGACGTCCCCGAGCCGGGCGCAGCACTCCTCCCCCACACAACGCCCCAACgcctgctgcttctgctggtgctgctgctgtagctgcTCATG TCTCACTGTTAGGAGAGAAGATGAGAACCGTGGTAGGATGAAAGTCCAGGAGACTAAGCTGGAGACCATACCAAACTGTGAAGCTTG CACCAAACCGACATTGGAGGAGATGAAGCAGTGGGCTCAGTCTTTCGATAAGCTGATGAAGAACCCGGCGGGGCGAAATGTGTTCCGTGAGTTTTTGCGGACAGAGTACAGCGAAGAGAACATGCTCTTCTGGCTGGCCTGCGAGGACCTGAAGAAGGAGATCAACAAGAGTGTCATTGACGAGAAGGCACGCATGATCTACGAAGACTACATCTCTATACTTTCGCCTAAAGAG GTGAGTTTGGACTCGCGGGTGCGGGAGGTGATCAACAAGAAGATGCAGGAACCAACTCCACACACGTTCGAGGACGCACAGCTGCAGATCtacacactcatgcacagaGACTCCTACCCACGCTTCCTCAACTCATCCATATACAGATCGCTGGTGCAGGGGGGCTCACGTTCCTCCTCTGAGTCCTAG